The Agarilytica rhodophyticola genome has a window encoding:
- the proC gene encoding pyrroline-5-carboxylate reductase — translation MSKTEEKIAFVGAGNMAGSIIRGLVQQGHSAEYIWASAPSEKNLAALNDQLGVHTTHDNNACVNLANIVVLGVKPQMMKQVCENIRASLNPSALVISLAAGVTCDSINRWLDGEYPVVRCMSNTPAQVSLGASGLYANNLVNNEQKTQTQAILSTVGIVCWVESEALIDTVTAVAGSGPAYFFLFIEAMIDTAVKQGMPETTARELAIQTALGAAKLAQLSDDSVVQLRQKVTSPKGTTERAIAAFEKNNIRATVENAMDACTKRAQELANDN, via the coding sequence TTGTCCAAAACTGAAGAAAAGATAGCCTTTGTCGGTGCAGGCAATATGGCGGGAAGTATTATTCGCGGACTTGTTCAGCAGGGCCACTCAGCAGAATACATTTGGGCATCGGCACCTAGTGAGAAAAACCTTGCGGCATTAAATGACCAGCTTGGTGTTCATACAACACACGATAATAATGCTTGCGTTAACTTAGCGAATATTGTCGTTCTAGGTGTAAAGCCCCAAATGATGAAGCAGGTGTGCGAAAATATTCGCGCATCTTTAAACCCTTCAGCCCTGGTTATTTCCCTGGCGGCAGGGGTCACTTGTGACAGTATTAACCGTTGGCTAGACGGCGAATATCCTGTGGTACGCTGCATGTCTAATACCCCTGCACAAGTATCATTGGGTGCCAGCGGACTATACGCTAATAATTTAGTCAATAATGAGCAAAAAACACAAACCCAAGCGATTTTAAGTACTGTAGGTATTGTCTGCTGGGTAGAAAGCGAAGCACTTATCGATACAGTAACAGCAGTCGCAGGGAGCGGTCCGGCTTACTTTTTCTTATTTATCGAAGCCATGATAGATACCGCAGTAAAACAAGGTATGCCAGAAACAACAGCCCGGGAACTAGCTATACAAACAGCTTTAGGCGCTGCAAAATTAGCGCAATTAAGTGATGATAGTGTGGTACAGCTGCGTCAAAAAGTGACATCACCAAAAGGTACAACCGAACGGGCAATTGCCGCTTTTGAAAAAAATAATATTCGCGCTACAGTAGAAAATGCGATGGATGCTTGCACAAAGCGAGCTCAAGAATTGGCCAACGACAACTGA
- a CDS encoding PAAR domain-containing protein codes for MPKAARLADIGAGHGCFPPTPIISGSGDVSINGRPAARKGDPLLLHACGNCPPHGRSISAGSATVSINGKAAARASDGIGCGGSVSTGSGDTLIGDVGMGGALKSCMEGASKSASAFVKVAFDAFPLSGEESKMARFTMATYSGPEALQNYAMGEAKSIIGSQLQSLQSAAYAPALASLGIDPVSAGMDAIQAVASGAPLQNAIISQVNNMIEGSLVSHLSSSAQSQLAKGMLGQAVSAIQGGRIAPDTFIEPLLSSAASSIPGAPLAIAVGKAAQSVITGTAPATAAKLLAPSLSPLTDEIANTAVDEFTGNIVPSLA; via the coding sequence ATGCCTAAAGCCGCGCGACTGGCCGATATCGGTGCAGGTCATGGATGTTTTCCACCTACCCCTATTATTTCCGGGTCCGGGGATGTTTCAATTAATGGTCGTCCGGCTGCCCGCAAAGGTGATCCTTTGTTACTGCATGCCTGCGGTAATTGCCCACCCCATGGTCGTTCAATATCGGCAGGATCGGCAACCGTATCCATTAACGGTAAAGCAGCGGCACGGGCGTCAGATGGTATTGGCTGTGGTGGCTCTGTCTCGACGGGCTCTGGCGATACCTTGATCGGCGATGTAGGTATGGGAGGCGCGCTGAAATCGTGTATGGAAGGCGCAAGTAAGTCTGCTTCTGCTTTTGTCAAAGTTGCATTTGATGCTTTCCCTTTATCTGGAGAGGAGAGCAAAATGGCACGTTTTACTATGGCGACCTATTCCGGTCCCGAGGCATTGCAAAATTATGCTATGGGGGAAGCCAAATCCATTATTGGCTCTCAGCTGCAAAGCTTACAATCGGCGGCCTATGCTCCGGCATTGGCGAGTTTGGGTATTGACCCGGTCAGCGCAGGTATGGATGCCATTCAAGCAGTAGCCAGTGGCGCGCCATTACAAAACGCCATAATTTCGCAAGTAAATAACATGATTGAAGGATCGTTAGTCTCCCATCTTTCTAGCAGCGCCCAGAGTCAACTTGCGAAGGGGATGCTAGGCCAAGCGGTATCTGCTATACAAGGGGGACGCATAGCGCCAGATACTTTTATTGAGCCCCTACTATCTAGCGCTGCTTCATCGATTCCAGGGGCACCTCTCGCCATTGCCGTTGGCAAAGCAGCACAAAGTGTAATCACTGGCACAGCACCTGCTACCGCGGCCAAACTACTAGCACCGAGTTTATCTCCACTTACAGATGAAATAGCTAACACTGCTGTAGATGAATTTACCGGAAACATCGTCCCATCACTGGCTTAG
- a CDS encoding SMI1/KNR4 family protein, with protein MINLNTLSSIKIFGIGVSDSTIIEIEERLSLKLPSEYIKLLKQADGFFLDNGITVYSSKDICERNETFEVQDYAPGHLAIGDDSGGLSILINLENEKIFSVDQGSMDVDDMTLIGNSLSNWLLNGCKL; from the coding sequence ATGATAAACTTAAACACTCTGTCCAGCATAAAGATTTTTGGCATTGGTGTATCTGATAGCACCATTATAGAAATAGAGGAAAGGCTGTCATTAAAACTTCCTAGTGAATATATTAAATTATTAAAACAAGCAGATGGTTTTTTCTTAGATAATGGGATAACAGTTTATTCATCTAAAGATATTTGTGAGCGTAATGAAACTTTTGAGGTTCAAGATTACGCTCCCGGACACCTTGCCATTGGCGATGATAGTGGCGGTTTATCTATTCTTATCAACCTTGAAAACGAAAAAATCTTTAGTGTCGATCAAGGCAGTATGGATGTTGACGATATGACTTTAATTGGCAATAGTTTAAGTAATTGGCTTTTAAATGGATGTAAGTTGTAA